In Gopherus evgoodei ecotype Sinaloan lineage chromosome 21, rGopEvg1_v1.p, whole genome shotgun sequence, a single window of DNA contains:
- the LOC115638170 gene encoding olfactory receptor-like protein OLF3 has protein sequence MNTDDNQCQFYCNPKNCFTRLNPDTRDKMNRTGEGNQTSMPQEFILLGLSSHPEVRLALFVAFLTLYLVTLLGNLLTILLVGSDPLLHTPMYFFLSNLSLLEVGYTSSVLPQMLAHLLAEHRDISLARCMAQMYFFLAFGITECFLLTVMSYDRYVAICLPLHYPLLMAKRGCMAMVATSWMGGFLVSAINTVSTFQLSFCGHQEIDHFLCEMPAMVSLACGGKGQAQIVMSVSCVFTLVCPLSLIVLSYARIIGTVLNIPSTAGRHKAFSTCSSHLVVVSLFFGTVISMYLRPRSSSSMGQLKTSSVFYITVTPVLNPIIYSLRNKEIKGALRSVTEILGPPS, from the exons ATGAACACAGATGACAACCAGTGCCAGTTTTATTGCAACCCCAAGAACTGTTTCACTAGATTAAATCCAGATACCAGAG ACAAAATGAACAGGACTGGAGAAGGCAACCAAACTTCTATGCCCCAGGAGTTCATCCTGTTGGGACTCTCCAGTCATCCAGAGGTTCGGCTGGCCCTCTTCGTGGCATTCCTCACCCTCTACCTGGTGACCCTGCTTGGGAACCTCCTCACCATTCTCTTggttgggtctgaccctctcctccacaccccaatgtattttttcctctcCAACCTGTCTCTCCTGGAGGTTGGATATACTTCAAGTGTTCTGCCCCAGATGCTAGCCCATCTCCTGGCAGAGCACAGAGACATCTCATTGGCCCGTTGCATGGCCCAGATGTACTTCTTCCTCGCCTTTGGCATAACGGAGTGCTTTCTCCTCACTGTTATGTCATATGACAGGTATGTCGCCATCTGCCTCCCGCTGCACTACCCGCTCCTCATGGCCAAGAGGGGGTGCATGGCCATGGTGGCCACTTCCTGGATGGGAGGTTTTCTAGTTTCTGCCATCAACACTGTGTCCACCTTCCAGCTATCTTTCTGTGGGCACCAGGAGATAGACCATTTCCTCTGTGAAATGCCGGCCATGGTAAGTTTGGCCTGTGGTGGGAAGGGCCAGGCACAAATAGTCATGTCTGTAAGCTGTGTGTTCACACTGGTCTGCCCGCTTTCCTTAATAGTCCTCTCTTATGCTCGCATCATTGGCACTGTCTTGAACATCCCCTCCACTGCTGGAAGGCATaaagccttttccacctgctcttcCCACTTGGTCGTGGTCAGCCTGTTCTTTGGGACAGTGATTTCAATGTACCTGAGACCCAGGTCTAGCTCCTCTATGGGGCAGCTCAAAACAAGCTCTGTCTTCTACATCACTGTCACCCCAGTGCTCAACCCCATCatatacagcctgaggaacaaggag